One window of Acidobacteriota bacterium genomic DNA carries:
- a CDS encoding efflux RND transporter periplasmic adaptor subunit: MLKRSAAAGLTLALAVLAFVAGRYSGGPDPTGEQPARPVLYYVDPMHPAYRSDRPGVAPDCGMRLEPVYAEAEPGKGRATEPGTVFISSEKQGLIGVRVEAVRKDSGPRLVRTTGRVEVDGDRLYRLMAGAEGWVESVRNNPVGTFVKKDELLATLYSREFRNAQQAYLGSLVSLDRLRTGHTEDDPNRGSNTNLRNNEEQLRALGMGDAQIQELRRTRQITSEISVTAPADGVVLSRDISPGQRFEAGTQFYRIADLSKAWITADIGGEDAPMFRPGARVRVVVQERDATVYATVGKAPPFFDPVSRTLRLRLEADNPGFVLRPDMFVDLELPVRAEPVITVPVEALLDSGLSQRVFVERAPGAFEPRPVEIGRRLGDRVEILKGLEEGDRVVASGTFLVDSESRLRTSAR, translated from the coding sequence ATGCTGAAGAGGTCGGCGGCGGCCGGCTTGACGCTTGCGCTGGCCGTGCTCGCCTTCGTGGCCGGGAGGTACAGCGGCGGACCCGACCCGACGGGAGAACAGCCCGCAAGGCCCGTTCTCTATTACGTCGATCCCATGCATCCCGCCTACCGCTCCGACAGGCCCGGTGTGGCCCCTGATTGCGGCATGAGATTGGAACCCGTCTACGCGGAGGCGGAGCCGGGCAAGGGACGCGCGACGGAGCCCGGCACGGTCTTCATCAGCTCGGAAAAGCAGGGGCTGATCGGCGTTCGCGTGGAGGCCGTCCGGAAGGACTCCGGGCCGCGGCTGGTCCGAACGACCGGCCGCGTCGAGGTCGACGGAGACCGGCTCTATCGATTGATGGCGGGGGCCGAGGGGTGGGTCGAGTCCGTCAGGAACAATCCCGTCGGCACGTTCGTGAAGAAGGACGAGCTCCTGGCGACGCTGTACAGCCGGGAGTTTCGCAATGCCCAGCAGGCGTACCTCGGCTCCCTGGTGAGCCTCGACCGATTGAGAACCGGCCATACCGAGGACGACCCGAACCGGGGGAGCAACACCAACCTTCGTAATAATGAAGAGCAATTGCGCGCTCTCGGGATGGGGGATGCCCAGATTCAGGAGCTGCGCAGGACACGGCAGATCACGAGCGAGATCTCGGTCACCGCTCCCGCCGATGGCGTCGTCCTCAGTCGCGACATCTCCCCCGGGCAGAGATTCGAGGCCGGCACCCAGTTCTACCGGATCGCCGACTTGAGCAAGGCGTGGATTACGGCCGACATCGGCGGCGAGGACGCGCCGATGTTTCGTCCGGGCGCCCGGGTGCGGGTCGTGGTCCAGGAGAGAGACGCGACCGTGTACGCGACGGTGGGCAAGGCGCCCCCCTTTTTCGATCCCGTCTCACGAACTCTCCGGTTGCGCCTGGAGGCGGACAATCCAGGATTCGTGCTGCGCCCCGACATGTTCGTGGATCTCGAGCTGCCGGTCCGGGCGGAGCCGGTCATCACGGTTCCGGTCGAGGCGCTGCTCGACTCGGGGCTGAGCCAGCGGGTCTTCGTCGAGCGCGCCCCGGGTGCGTTCGAGCCCCGGCCGGTCGAGATCGGCCGGCGCCTCGGGGACCGCGTCGAGATTCTCAAGGGTCTCGAGGAAGGGGATCGCGTCGTCGCGTCGGGAACGTTTCTCGTGGACTCGGAGAGCCGGCTGAGGACCAGCGCCCGATGA
- a CDS encoding outer membrane lipoprotein-sorting protein: MWKTALLSGLVVSALALPPALAAVAPAPSTALAVEQIVEKNIAARGGFEAWRAVRTMSFSGKMDAGGKQNAQLPFSMELKRPRKSRTEIEFARDTAVQVYDGARGWKVRPFLGRKDVEPFTAAELEAASTQADLDGPLVDHAQKGTTVQLDGVEKVEGSDAYKLKLTLKGGQVRHLWVDARTFLEVKIEGTPRLMDGKPHRVEIFYRDYRAVDGLMIPHVLETAVAGTKQTHKTTIEKIVVNPVLADSRFARPRPDASPGAEDHSAAGAKAGSGDGSDRPNSGS; encoded by the coding sequence ATGTGGAAAACGGCGCTTCTGTCAGGGCTTGTCGTCTCCGCACTGGCGTTGCCCCCCGCCCTTGCGGCCGTCGCTCCCGCGCCCTCCACCGCGCTCGCAGTCGAGCAGATCGTCGAGAAGAACATCGCGGCGCGAGGCGGGTTCGAGGCGTGGCGCGCAGTGCGGACCATGTCGTTCTCCGGCAAGATGGACGCCGGGGGCAAGCAGAACGCGCAGCTTCCCTTCTCGATGGAGTTGAAGCGCCCGCGCAAGAGCCGCACCGAGATCGAGTTCGCGCGCGACACGGCCGTGCAGGTCTACGATGGCGCCAGGGGGTGGAAGGTGCGGCCGTTCCTGGGGCGCAAGGACGTCGAACCGTTCACCGCGGCGGAACTGGAGGCGGCCTCCACTCAGGCGGACCTGGACGGCCCGCTGGTCGATCACGCGCAAAAGGGCACGACCGTGCAGCTCGACGGCGTCGAGAAGGTGGAGGGGAGCGACGCCTACAAGCTGAAGCTGACACTGAAGGGCGGCCAGGTCCGGCACCTCTGGGTCGACGCCAGGACGTTCCTCGAGGTGAAGATCGAAGGGACCCCGCGGCTCATGGACGGCAAGCCGCATCGCGTGGAGATCTTCTACCGCGATTACAGGGCCGTCGACGGCCTGATGATCCCGCACGTCCTGGAGACGGCGGTGGCGGGCACCAAGCAGACGCACAAGACGACGATCGAGAAGATCGTGGTGAACCCCGTCCTCGCGGATTCCCGCTTCGCCCGACCCCGCCCGGACGCCTCTCCCGGTGCTGAGGATCACTCGGCGGCCGGCGCGAAGGCCGGATCCGGCGATGGCAGCGACAGACCGAACTCAGGGTCTTGA